Within Sorangiineae bacterium MSr11367, the genomic segment CTGATCGCCCAGCACGGGCAAAAGCACCTTGTTTTCCAGCGCTGCCTTGGGCGGGCACCAGTCGATATCGAAGTATTCGGCGCAGAGCGAACTGCGCCCATTCTCCAGAACGTCGTCCCACGTGCGATTTTGCCCGGCGGGGATGCCCATATGGTTCGGCACCCAATCGAGCAAAAGGCCCATGTTGCGCTTTTTGATTTCGTCGCTCCACGCCCGAAAATCGGCCTCGCTCCCCAGCTCCGCGTTCATGCGCTCGTGATCGACCACGTCGTAACCGTGAATGCTCCCACGCGCCGCCGAGAAGATGGGCGAAGAGTACACGTCGGTGATGCCCAGGTCGACGAGGTAGTCCAGGACGCCAACGGCCTTTTGAAAGCCGAAATCGGGCGTCAGCTGCAACCGGTACGTGGTCCCCAAGGTGTGCAACGCGCCCCCATTGCGCACCACGCGCGACGGCGCCCGAAAGAGCTTCAGCGAGTGCGCGGCCATCCGGGTCGAGCCATCGGGGGCGCGCTCCTCCTTGGCGCGGTCGTCGGTGGTATCCACCAGGAGCTGCCATGGCTCGCGCACCTGCTCGAGCCGCGGCAACGCAAACGTTGCTTCGGCCGGTGATGCATTGAGCAGCAACAGCAAATTGTCGTCCACCAGCCGCCGCCCCGTTTCGTCGACCTCGTCGATGTTGCGTCCCGCGAGGAACATGACCAAGCGCACCCGCCCAGGATCGGTCCAATCCTTGTCGGACATCGGCTGTCCATCGTCGCGGAACCAGGCCAAGTCGGGCAACTGCGTGCCGTGGATGTCGCGGCCGTGGAAGAATTTGGACCGCTGCAGCGCCGGGTGCTCGCGGCGGATGCGCAAAAGCTTCTTGGTGAACTCGAAGAGCGTTTTCCCCTCCTCGGACCAATTCCAATCGAGCCAGCTTACTTCGTTGTCCTGGCAATAGGCATTGTTGTTCCCGCGCTGCGTGCGGCCGAATTCGTCGCCGGCCACGAGCATGGGGGTGCCCTGCGAGAGCACCAAGGTCGCGAGCAAATCGCGCACGAGCCGCTGCCGGAGCGTGCGTACCTTGGGGTCGTCCGTCGGCCCCTCGACCCCGCCGTTCCACGACGATTCGTGGTTCGAGCCATCCTGGTTGTTCTCGCCGTTGGCCTCGTTGTGCTTGCGCTCGTAGCTGACCAGATCGCGCAGCGTATACCCATCATGGGCGGTGATCAGGTTGATGCTCGCCGAAGGCCGCCGTCCATCCTCGTACAAATCGCTGCTACCCGTGAGCCGAAAGCCCATTTCGCCAATCACCTTGCCACTCCGGCGCAGCCAGAGCGCGCGCACCGCATCGCGGTAGCGCCCATTCCACTCGGCCCAACGAATGGGGAAATTGCCGACTTGATAGCCGCCTTCTCCTACGTCCCAGGGTTCGGCAATGAGTTTGACCTCGCTCAATTCGGGCGATTGATGGATGAGCGTGAAAAAGCTGGAGAGCTGGTCCACATCGTGGAGCTGCCGGGCCAGCGCCGACGCCAAGTCGAAGCGAAAGCCATCGACATGCATCTCCGATGCCCAATAGCGCAGTGAATCCATGATGAGGGCGAGCACTTGCGGGTGCCGCACGTTGAGCGTATTGCCCGTGCCCGTGTAATCGAAGTAGTACCGAGGGTCCTCGGGGACGAGTCGGTAATACGTGGCATTGTCGATTCCCTTGAAGTTGAACGTGGGGCCGAGTTGATTGCCCTCCGCGGTGTGGTTGTACACCACGTCGAGAATCACCTCGATGCCCGCGCGGTGCAGCGCTTTGACCATCGATTTGAACTCGCGCACCTCGCTGCCGAGCTCCGTCCCCAGGCGGTAGCGCACGTCCGGCGCGAAAAAGCCGATGGTGTTGTATCCCCAATAATTGCGCAGCCCCTTGTCGAGGAGCACCTTGTCGTCGATGAACGCGTGAATCGGCATCAGCTCGATGGCCGTCACGCCGAGTTCGCGCAAATGGCGCACGATGGCCGGGTGCGCGATGCCGGCGTAGGTGCCGCGGAGCGCCTCGGGCACTTCGGGGTGCAGTTTGGTGAGGCCGCGCACGTGCGCCTCGTAGATCACCGAGCGATGCAGCGGGATGCGCAGCGGTGTGTCGCCTTCCCAATCGAACTCACCGTCGATGACGATGCCGCGGGGCACACCGAGCACGTCGGTCTCGAGCCGCGTGGCATCACCCGCGGGATCGCCCACGCGGTACGCGAAGCACCCCGCCTCCCATCGCTCCACCCCGTCGACGGCCTTGGCATAAGGATCCAGCAGAACCACGTTGGGGTTGAAACGAAGTCCCTGCTCGGGCCGATATGGACCGTGCACGCGGTAGCCGTACCGTTGACCTGGGCCCACACCTGGGGCGTACGCGTGCCACGTGAACGCCGTGCGATGCGACAGCGGAAAGCGCGTCTCCGTTCCTGCAGCGTCGAAAAGGCACAGCTCGACCGCTTCCGCACCCTCGGAATAGAGCGCGAAATTGACACCGGCACCATCCCACGTCGCGCCAAGCGGATACGACGATCCGGGCAAGAGTTTCATGGGCCCGGACTCTATCAGCCTGCGAACAGTTGTCTCCATGTGCGTCGCAGCACGCCCCCCTTCTCGCTGTCACCTTCGAGCAGACTCGCGCCGAATGCTTTCGCCTGCTTCAAGGTGATGTGAGGTGGAAGTGGTGGCACGTCAGGATCGGTCATCATCTCGAGAAGCACCGGGCCCTTCGCCGCGAGCGCAGTCTCCCACGCATCGCCCACGTCCTCCGGTCGATCGACGCGGATGCCGCGCATGCCGATCATCGATGCGTACGCCGCGTACGGGAACGGTGGAAGATCCTGCGACGCCGCGAAGCGCGGATCACCGGCCATGGCGCGCATCTCCCAGGTGACCTCGTTGAGATCTCCATTGTTCAGAACCGCCACGATGAAGCGCGGATCGCTCCACTCCTTGCGATGTCGAAATGCCGTGAGAAGCTCCGCGTTGCCGTTCATCTGCATGGCGCCGTCGCCCACCAGCGCGATCACCGGGCGATCGGGGTGGGCGAACTTGGCGGCAATGGCGTAGGGCACCGCGCACCCCATGGTGGCGAGCGAGCCCGAGAGGCTGGCCATCATCGACGGACGCAACTTCAAATTGCGCGCGAACCAGTTCGCCGCCGAGCCGCTGTCGGCGGTGAGGATGCAGCCATTGGGAAGACGCGGCGACAACTCGGAGAACACGCGCTGCGGGTTGATCGGGTTTGCCGGTTCGAGGGCGCGCTCGTTCATGAGCTCCCACCATTCCGCGACCGAACCCTCGATGCGGGCGCGCCACTCATGCCGGGCGCCCTCGTGTGCGCTTTGTTGGGTGGGGCGCAGAAGCGGCAACAGCGCGCGCAACGTATCGCGCGCATCGCCCACGAGGTGCACTTCCATCGGATAACGAAGCCCCACGAAGCGGCCGTCGATGTCGACTTGAACCCCGCGCGCATGCCCCTCCTTCGGGAGGAATTCGCCATACGGAAAGCTCGACCCGACGACCAGCAAGGTGTCGCAATCGCGCATCATATCGTAGCTCGGGCGCGTCCCCAAAAGCCCGATGGCGCCCGTCACGTACGGCAAATCATCGGCCAACACTGCCCGGCCGAGCAGCGCTTTCGCTACACCGGCGCGCAAGCGTTCGGCGACGGCCATCACTTCCTCGGCGGCCTGCGCGGCACCGGCGCCCACCAGCATGGCGATGCGCTCGCCCGCGTTCAGCACGTCCGCCGCACGCTTCAACTCCGTCTCGCTCGGCGTCACGTGCGCAGGCGCATAGCCCACGCTGGTGTGCACCGTGTCGTGCTCATGTGGCGGTACGGGAACAGCGGCCGCTTCCTGAATGTCCTTTGGCACGATGACACAGGTGACCGTGCGCTCCGCATACGCGATGCGAATGGCCCGATCGATCACGTGGCGCGCGGCCTCGGGGCTCATGATCGTGTGCACGTATTCGTGCGCCACGTCTTTGAACAGGCTCGCCAGATCGACCTCCTGCTGGTAATCGCCCCCGATGGCCGTGCGCGCCGCCTGCCCGACGATGGCCACGACCGGAGCATGATCCATTTTGGCGTCGTACAACCCGTTCAGCAGATGGATGGCACCAGGGCCCGAGGTGGCGAGGCACACCCCCACCCGGCCACTGAATTTCGCGTAGCCGCAGGCCATGAGCGCTGCCATCTCCTCGTGCCGCGCTTGAACGAAGCGCACGCGCCGGTCCTGCGCCTCGTGCCGTTGAAGCGCGCCCAACACGCCATTGATGCCGTCGCCGGGATATCCGAATACGCAATCGACGCCCCAGGCTGCAAGGCGCTGCACCAGGAAATCGCTAACGGTCCGTGCCATGTAAACCTTTCTCCTTCTTTCGGAAGGTGGTGCCCGTCGCCTCGATGAGCCGCCCGGCCGCATCGGGACCTTTCCAGCCCTCGATGCGTGCCTCCTTGTCGGTCATGAGCGTGGCTAGCAAAAAGAACTGCTCGAGTTCCTCCTGGATTCGTCGTGTGAACTGCGTCGCGTCCGTCCACCGCTCCTCGTGTGCCGGCACCACGATGAGGCGATCGTTGCGTTGCCGTTCCGCCTTTCCTTCGGCGGCCTGCGACAACTCGACGACACCGATGGCGCGGCACGGAACGACGAGCCCCGGAAAGCCCGTCCCCCCGTGGTAAATCATCGCATCGAGCGGATCGCCGTCGGGCGCCAAGGTGCTCGGGACGAATCCCCAATCGTACGGGTACGAGACACCGAGCACGAGAGGGCGTCGATATCGAAATACGCCATACTCGCTGTCATAAGCGATTTTGATGCGCGATCCGCGCGGCGTTTCGACGACGACGTTGAGTTGCTTTTCGGAGTAGATAGGCAGTTTCGACAGGTTCACGGTGAGGACCCCTCCTGGGCGTCATTCAAGCAATCGCTGGGCCGTCCGTGCATGAGGCAAAGCGGCACGCACCATGCGAGGTGTGGCGATCATGAAGAACGACCTCCCTCGGCGCGCCCTTCTTCTCGGTTCGGGCGCGTCGCTCCTCGCAGCAGCGTGCAAGAAAGACTCGCGTCCGCCGGAGGGCAGCGTGGGCCTTCCGCCGGCATCGGCGACGAGTTCGGCGATGCCCATGCGCCCGCTCGGAAAGACGGGCGTCTCCGTGTCCCTCGTGGGCATTGGCGGATTCCACATTGGTGAGCCCGACGAACAGGAGGGCATCCGCATCGTGCGCACCGCGCTCGACCGCGGCATCAACTTTCTCGACAATTGCTGGGACTACCACGAAGGCAAAAGCGAAGAGCGCATGGGCAAGGCCCTCCGCGATGGCTACCGCGAGAAAGCCTTTTTGATGACCAAATTGGACGGCCGCACCAAGCAGTCCGCCCGGGAGCAACTCGAACAGTCGCTGCGCCGGCTCGGCACCGACAGGATCGATCTGGTGCAAATCCACGAGGTGATTCGCGACAGCGATCCCGAGCGATGCTTTCGCGATGGCGGTTGTGTGGAGGCGCTCGTGGAGGCCAAAAAGGCGGGAAAGATCCGCTTCATCGGATTCACGGGGCACAAGCATCCCAACATCCACCTCGCGATGCTGCGGGCCGCCGATACCCACGGCTTCACCTTCGACACCGTGCAGATGCCGCTCAACGTGATGGACGCGCACTTTCGCAGCTTCGAACGCAACGTGCTCCCCGTTCTGGTGGAAAAGCGCATCGGCGTCTTGGGCATGAAGTCGATGGGCTCGGGCATTCTGCTCGAGAGCAAAACGGTCACACCCGTCGAATGCCTGCACTACGCCATGAACCTGCCCACGTCGGTGGTCATTACCGGTTGCGACAGCATGGGCGTGCTCGAGCAAGCCATCTCGGCGGCCATTTCGTTCAAAGCGATGGACAAAGCCGAGGTCGCAGCCCTCCTGGAAAAGACACGCGCCGCGGCCGCCGAGGGCAAATACGAAAAGTTCAAAACGAGCGAGCAGTTCGATGGAACAGCGAAAAATCCGAAGTGGTTGGAGACGGCCAGCATCTAGTGCGCAAGCGCGGCACGCCGTCTGCACTACGGGATGGGAGACACAGTGAGCCGTTGGCCCGGGGGAGAAAGGTCGTTTTTCTCATGCTTTATTGGGCAGCCGTCTTTTTCATCATTGCCATCGTGGCCGGTATCTTCGGCTTCTTCGGAATTGCGGCGAGCGCGGCGGGCATTGCCAAGCTCCTCTTCGTCGGCTTTTTGATCCTCGCGGTCATTTCGCTGCTCGTCGGGCGTAGGAGCACGCTGTGACGACACAGCCTCGCGCGGCCGATCCGGCTCGAGCCAGAGAGGTGCTGCGCGCCACCATGCCGCGGCGCTCGACCGCGGCAGCGTCGGCGCGCGTGGCCGTGGAAGGCGCGAGCACGTTTCTGGGGGGGCGCCTCTGGCTTCTCGCTGCAGGGCTTTGCGCCATCGGCCTCACGGCGATCTGGCGCAGCGTGAGGCGTCACGCACTCTGACGCGTGGGCGGCGTGCCCATAAGCACCGCCGCCACACGTGCGCGAAAGGCCCCGCCGAGGATCTTGCGCCGATGCTCGTGGGCTTCGCGCAGGAGGCGCTTGTCGGCGCGCACCCGTTCGACGAGGTAGGCTTCGAGCTCCGGGGTGTGGGGCAAGCGGCCGTCCTCGAGCCATCGGGCAATACGCAACACCGCGACATGGTGGTCGTGGAGATCGCCGAGCTGCGATTGGGCGTCACGCAGCTCGGAAATGATCCGCCCATTGTCCGCCGGCGCCTCTTCGAAGAGCTCCAGCAGGTAGCGCAATCGCCGGCACACTCCGCGAAAGCGGTGCAGGCTCTCGTGATCGACGGGCGCCGTTTCGTACGCGAGCACGGCGTCGAAGGCGCGCGCGATTTCCTCGGGGCCCAGATGGCGCACCAGCACGGGGTGAACCTTGCCCGCGCGCGGTTCGAGCCGCAAATCGGCATCCGGCTCGCAGCGGCGCACTTTGCGCACCAGCGACCGCCCCTTCGACATAGTACGCAGCCCTTCCCGCTGTTTCTTCTTTCTCGTGCGCTTTAGCCGTTTGACCAGCGGACGGAGGCCGCGTTTCGTTCTGACATCTTCGCGAAGGACGTCTTGATCGCGAATGTCCCCCAAGACTTTGTCCAACGCGTGCAATCGGTCTTCGAGCCGATGCAACATCGCGGCATTCGACGCGTGGCGCGCGAGCACGTCGAGCTCGAGCCGGAGGCGCCGCACCGTCGTGCGCGCGTCATGGACGCCCTGCGGGTCCCCTTTTTGGGCTCGCCGCAGCCGCTTTCGAAGGCGCTTGGCGTGACCGTGCAATTCGCCCGCAAGCGCGGGCACCATGGGCTCGTTCGCACGCATGTCCATTCTCCATTCTGAGACACCGCGTCAGATTGCCACGCTACTTGGCGGCAATCCGCGGATCCTTGATCTGCCGCATCGGATCGCCCTCCGGTCCGAAGGGCGGATCACCCAAGGGAGGAGGCGGGAGCGGTCCCTGCTTCGGCGGTTCCTTGACGGGCGGCTTCTTGTGCGCCGGCTCGCGTGCGGGCGGGCGGGGCGGCTTTTTCGGATGGGATGCCATTTCGATCATCAAGGCATCGTGCGTGCCACCCAACCGACGAGGCTCGACGCGCAGGGATTGGAGCTTTATGCTCGATTGTCCATGGCTTCCGACGCATTCGCCGCCACCACGGCGCCCATTCGCCGATTGACCCTTGAAGATATGCCGGCCTGTTTTCATTTGGCGACGGACCGCGATTGGCCCATCGAAGAAAAGAAGTGGCGACTTCTCTTCGAGATTGGTGCGGTGTACGGCATCGACGATCCCGCGGGCGGGCTCGCGGGCATGGTCGTGTGCACGCCCTACGGGCGCGAAGTCTCGGCCATTGGCATGATGGTCGTCGCCCGCCGCCACGAACGGCGCGGTCTCGGTGGGCGATTGATGCGCCATGCGATCGAGCAGGCCGGCACGGCCACCACCTGGTTGACCGCCACCGCCTTCGGGCAGCCGCTGTATGCAAAATTGGGCTTTCGCGTCGCCAGCGAGATGACCACGTACATGGGTGAGATTCAGCCCGTGCCGCAGGGCGAGCCGATTTCCCGAAGGGCCACCGAGACCGATCTTCCCGGCATCCTCGCCCTCGACGGGGCTGCGTTCGGTGCCCCGCGCAAGGAGCTGCTGACACGGCTGATGGGGCGTGCCGAAGTCTTTCGTGTGATCGATTCGCCGGGCGGCATTACGGGGTTCGGAGCTTCGTGGCGGAGCACCCAGACGGCATGCCTCTCGCCGGTCGTCGCGGAAGACATGGATGCTGCCCTGGGCCTCTTCGCCGATCTGGCGCGGGACACACCGGGACGCGTGCGGGTCGATGCGGACCATCGGTTTCCGCGTCTGCGCGCGTGGGCCGAAGCGCACGGCCTCCAGAACAGCTTTCAAACCGCCGTGATGATCTACGGCGAACCGCTTCCTGGCGACCGTGCGCGGGTGTTTGCCCCTACGATGCAGGCGCTAGGCTGATTCGCGCGCGGCGGGCCGCCTCGACCATTCGACGGAGGGCCGCCTCCACCTCGGTCCAACCGCGCGTCTTCAGCCCGCAGTCCGGGTTCGTCCACAGTTGCCCGGCGCGCAGCACGCCGGCGGCCCCCTCGAGGCGAACAGCCATTTCGTCGACGGTGGGAACGCGCGGCGAGTGAATGTCGTAAACCCCGGGGCCAATCCCATTGGGGTAACGGAATCGCGCGAAGTCGTGGAGCAACTCCATGTTCGAGCGCGAGCTCTCGATGGAGAGCACGTCCGCGTCCATGTCGGCGATGGCCTCGAGCATGTCGCCGAACTCCGAGTAACACATGTGCGTGTGAACCTGCGTCTCGTCGGCCACGCCGCTGGTGGCCAACTTGAAGGCATCCACCGCCCAGCGCAAATAGGCCGGCCAGTCGCTGCGGCGCAGGGGAAGCCCCTCGCGGATGGCCGGCTCGTCCACTTGAATCATGCCGATGCCGGCCGCTTCGAGATCGACCACCTCGTCGCGCAACGCCAGCGCCAGCTGCAGGCATGTCTCGCTGCGCGGCTGATCGTCGCGCACGAAGGACCACTGCAAGATGGTCACGGGACCCGTGAGCATCCCTTTCATGGGGCGCTTGGTCAGCGACTGCGCGTAGCGCGACCATGCGACGGTCATCGACTGCGGCCGCGAGACGTCCCCGAAGAGCACCGGCGGCTTCACGCAGCGCGAACCGTAGCTTTGCACCCAGCCGTTCTCGGTGAAGGTGAAGCCCTCGAGCTGCTCGCCGAAATACTCGACCATGTCGTTGCGCTCGAATTCACCGTGCACCAAAACGTCGAGGCCCATGGCCTCTTGCCGCTCGACGCACCGGCGTGTTTCCGCCTCGAGGAACGCCTGGTACTCCTCCGCGGTGACCCTGCCCGTCCGCCACGCAGCCCGGGCCGCGCGCACGTCGCCCGTCTGCGGAAAGGAGCCGATGGTCGTCGTGGGAAAGAGCGGCAGCTGAAAGCGCTGCTGCTGCTTGCGCGCGCGCTCGGGAAAGTGCGACGCACGCTGAAACATCGCCGGCGAGACCGCCAGAGCCCGCGCGCGCACGTAGGTGCGCCGCGTTCGCGGGGAAGAGCGGCGGCCCTCGAGGGCCTTGCGCGTCTCCAGGAAAAGCGCGGTATCCGCCGTGCCGGCGAGCGCGCGGATCTCCGCGAGCTTTTGCTTGGCGAAGGCCAGCCAGCTCCGCACCTCGCCCTCGAGCTTTCGCTCGGCGTCGAGATCGACGGGCACGTGGAGCAGCGAGCACGAAGGCGCCACGAGCACGCGCGCCGGACCGAGGGCGTGGACCGCCCGATCCACGATGCGCTGGGCCGCATCGAGGTCCGTGCGCCACACATTCCGCCCATCGACGACGCCCACGGACAGCGCCATCGACGCGGGGATGGCCGCGAGCACGCCGTCGAGCTGGTCCGGGGCGCGAACCACGTCGACGTGCAGCGCGTCCAGGCCCGAGCGCGCGGCAAGCCCGAGGTTGTCCCCGAGCGCGCCGAAGTAGCTCGCCAGGAGCACGCGCGGACGCGAGCGGCACGCGGAAAGC encodes:
- the glgX gene encoding glycogen debranching protein GlgX codes for the protein MKLLPGSSYPLGATWDGAGVNFALYSEGAEAVELCLFDAAGTETRFPLSHRTAFTWHAYAPGVGPGQRYGYRVHGPYRPEQGLRFNPNVVLLDPYAKAVDGVERWEAGCFAYRVGDPAGDATRLETDVLGVPRGIVIDGEFDWEGDTPLRIPLHRSVIYEAHVRGLTKLHPEVPEALRGTYAGIAHPAIVRHLRELGVTAIELMPIHAFIDDKVLLDKGLRNYWGYNTIGFFAPDVRYRLGTELGSEVREFKSMVKALHRAGIEVILDVVYNHTAEGNQLGPTFNFKGIDNATYYRLVPEDPRYYFDYTGTGNTLNVRHPQVLALIMDSLRYWASEMHVDGFRFDLASALARQLHDVDQLSSFFTLIHQSPELSEVKLIAEPWDVGEGGYQVGNFPIRWAEWNGRYRDAVRALWLRRSGKVIGEMGFRLTGSSDLYEDGRRPSASINLITAHDGYTLRDLVSYERKHNEANGENNQDGSNHESSWNGGVEGPTDDPKVRTLRQRLVRDLLATLVLSQGTPMLVAGDEFGRTQRGNNNAYCQDNEVSWLDWNWSEEGKTLFEFTKKLLRIRREHPALQRSKFFHGRDIHGTQLPDLAWFRDDGQPMSDKDWTDPGRVRLVMFLAGRNIDEVDETGRRLVDDNLLLLLNASPAEATFALPRLEQVREPWQLLVDTTDDRAKEERAPDGSTRMAAHSLKLFRAPSRVVRNGGALHTLGTTYRLQLTPDFGFQKAVGVLDYLVDLGITDVYSSPIFSAARGSIHGYDVVDHERMNAELGSEADFRAWSDEIKKRNMGLLLDWVPNHMGIPAGQNRTWDDVLENGRSSLCAEYFDIDWCPPKAALENKVLLPVLGDQYGVVLERGELTLVWEGRFFRVAYFDKRLPLAPETLMPLMESALAKMTLPEDADARLEFESILSAMRHLPDRRSTAMELRKERAREKEIIKRRLEDLVARASEIKIAIDSALQEINGSSDDPRSYDVLDDILQQQSYRLASWLVAAEEINYRRFFDVNDLAAIRMELPQVFERAHAQLFQLLDEGRVQALRLDHTDGLYDPFAYFEGLQQRFHRVPGVDLAEAGPDDLARPLPLLIEKILEPSETLPPSWPVDGTTGYDFLFAVRTLWVDPRSEPALNRIYQQFTLDGRSFKEHVYESKRHIMRYSLASEIQLIARDLERIAGKNRRWRDFTLVSLSRAVTEIIAAFTVYRTYLRENEAPAEDDRRRIAQAVATARRNNPSISETVFAFLEDVLLVRAEATPEERQEHVRFALRFQQLTAPMMAKAVEDTAFYRYSRLLCLDEVGGLPSKYGTTTEEFHLQNVDRARAWPVSMVTTSTHDTKRGEDTSARMAVLTEMPELWQRTVRRFSELASKMKTVVDGAPAPSRNQEYLFYQTLIGVWPVGWDGQQGRDTFARRLEGFLLKAAKEAKQETSWTTPNAAQDQAVRSFIRRLAGNDAFFEDARRFCERIATYGAVNGLAQCLLRFCVPGVADTYQGSELWNQSLVDPDNRLPVDYEVRRRLLRGIRERMSDRAALSRDLLENFTDGAVKLYVTHVALETRRQKRELFLRGDYEGLIGGEHVVAFVRGFEQEQVLCCVPRFSYLLTRGETPWPVGSVWGQERLRVPQPGTYRNVLTGATLRIGEEVKVADVLATFPVALLLRESSEAR
- a CDS encoding thiamine pyrophosphate-requiring protein; its protein translation is MARTVSDFLVQRLAAWGVDCVFGYPGDGINGVLGALQRHEAQDRRVRFVQARHEEMAALMACGYAKFSGRVGVCLATSGPGAIHLLNGLYDAKMDHAPVVAIVGQAARTAIGGDYQQEVDLASLFKDVAHEYVHTIMSPEAARHVIDRAIRIAYAERTVTCVIVPKDIQEAAAVPVPPHEHDTVHTSVGYAPAHVTPSETELKRAADVLNAGERIAMLVGAGAAQAAEEVMAVAERLRAGVAKALLGRAVLADDLPYVTGAIGLLGTRPSYDMMRDCDTLLVVGSSFPYGEFLPKEGHARGVQVDIDGRFVGLRYPMEVHLVGDARDTLRALLPLLRPTQQSAHEGARHEWRARIEGSVAEWWELMNERALEPANPINPQRVFSELSPRLPNGCILTADSGSAANWFARNLKLRPSMMASLSGSLATMGCAVPYAIAAKFAHPDRPVIALVGDGAMQMNGNAELLTAFRHRKEWSDPRFIVAVLNNGDLNEVTWEMRAMAGDPRFAASQDLPPFPYAAYASMIGMRGIRVDRPEDVGDAWETALAAKGPVLLEMMTDPDVPPLPPHITLKQAKAFGASLLEGDSEKGGVLRRTWRQLFAG
- a CDS encoding inorganic diphosphatase, with product MNLSKLPIYSEKQLNVVVETPRGSRIKIAYDSEYGVFRYRRPLVLGVSYPYDWGFVPSTLAPDGDPLDAMIYHGGTGFPGLVVPCRAIGVVELSQAAEGKAERQRNDRLIVVPAHEERWTDATQFTRRIQEELEQFFLLATLMTDKEARIEGWKGPDAAGRLIEATGTTFRKKEKGLHGTDR
- a CDS encoding aldo/keto reductase; translated protein: MPMRPLGKTGVSVSLVGIGGFHIGEPDEQEGIRIVRTALDRGINFLDNCWDYHEGKSEERMGKALRDGYREKAFLMTKLDGRTKQSAREQLEQSLRRLGTDRIDLVQIHEVIRDSDPERCFRDGGCVEALVEAKKAGKIRFIGFTGHKHPNIHLAMLRAADTHGFTFDTVQMPLNVMDAHFRSFERNVLPVLVEKRIGVLGMKSMGSGILLESKTVTPVECLHYAMNLPTSVVITGCDSMGVLEQAISAAISFKAMDKAEVAALLEKTRAAAAEGKYEKFKTSEQFDGTAKNPKWLETASI
- a CDS encoding DUF1328 domain-containing protein, encoding MLYWAAVFFIIAIVAGIFGFFGIAASAAGIAKLLFVGFLILAVISLLVGRRSTL
- a CDS encoding CHAD domain-containing protein, translated to MRANEPMVPALAGELHGHAKRLRKRLRRAQKGDPQGVHDARTTVRRLRLELDVLARHASNAAMLHRLEDRLHALDKVLGDIRDQDVLREDVRTKRGLRPLVKRLKRTRKKKQREGLRTMSKGRSLVRKVRRCEPDADLRLEPRAGKVHPVLVRHLGPEEIARAFDAVLAYETAPVDHESLHRFRGVCRRLRYLLELFEEAPADNGRIISELRDAQSQLGDLHDHHVAVLRIARWLEDGRLPHTPELEAYLVERVRADKRLLREAHEHRRKILGGAFRARVAAVLMGTPPTRQSA
- a CDS encoding GNAT family N-acetyltransferase, whose amino-acid sequence is MASDAFAATTAPIRRLTLEDMPACFHLATDRDWPIEEKKWRLLFEIGAVYGIDDPAGGLAGMVVCTPYGREVSAIGMMVVARRHERRGLGGRLMRHAIEQAGTATTWLTATAFGQPLYAKLGFRVASEMTTYMGEIQPVPQGEPISRRATETDLPGILALDGAAFGAPRKELLTRLMGRAEVFRVIDSPGGITGFGASWRSTQTACLSPVVAEDMDAALGLFADLARDTPGRVRVDADHRFPRLRAWAEAHGLQNSFQTAVMIYGEPLPGDRARVFAPTMQALG
- the metE gene encoding 5-methyltetrahydropteroyltriglutamate--homocysteine S-methyltransferase, whose product is MLATCLGHPRIGVARELKKALEDHWSKKLSSTALEAVASELRRRHWSAMKAAGLDHIPSNDFSLYDHMLDAAVSFGVVPARYRGIRDPLARYFAMARGLQDREAGLDVPALEMTKWFDTNYHYIVPELEPGQPFTLDTSKVLGEVDEARSLGIEPRPVLVGPVTFLMLAKMESGVALERLDALLPLYEELFARLADKGTSWVQLDEPCLVLELDDAQKRAYARAFERLSACRSRPRVLLASYFGALGDNLGLAARSGLDALHVDVVRAPDQLDGVLAAIPASMALSVGVVDGRNVWRTDLDAAQRIVDRAVHALGPARVLVAPSCSLLHVPVDLDAERKLEGEVRSWLAFAKQKLAEIRALAGTADTALFLETRKALEGRRSSPRTRRTYVRARALAVSPAMFQRASHFPERARKQQQRFQLPLFPTTTIGSFPQTGDVRAARAAWRTGRVTAEEYQAFLEAETRRCVERQEAMGLDVLVHGEFERNDMVEYFGEQLEGFTFTENGWVQSYGSRCVKPPVLFGDVSRPQSMTVAWSRYAQSLTKRPMKGMLTGPVTILQWSFVRDDQPRSETCLQLALALRDEVVDLEAAGIGMIQVDEPAIREGLPLRRSDWPAYLRWAVDAFKLATSGVADETQVHTHMCYSEFGDMLEAIADMDADVLSIESSRSNMELLHDFARFRYPNGIGPGVYDIHSPRVPTVDEMAVRLEGAAGVLRAGQLWTNPDCGLKTRGWTEVEAALRRMVEAARRARISLAPAS